The following are encoded in a window of Mustela nigripes isolate SB6536 chromosome 1, MUSNIG.SB6536, whole genome shotgun sequence genomic DNA:
- the SDHAF2 gene encoding succinate dehydrogenase assembly factor 2, mitochondrial, translated as MAVACTFQVLPRMLALSRRHLVSPLLGAPSFSRCYRGDSPTDSQKDMIEIPLPPWQERTDESIETKRARLLYESRKRGMLENCILLSLFAKEYLHHMTEKQLNLYDRLINEPSNDWDIYYWATEAKPAPEIFENEVMALLRDFAKNKNKEQRLRAPDLEYLFEKPH; from the exons ATGGCGGTGGCCTGCACGTTCCAGGTTCTGCCACGG ATGCTTGCTCTGTCAAGGCGCCATCTAGTGTCTCCTTTGCTCGGTGCACCATCATTCAGCCGTTGCTACAGAGGTGACAGCCCAACAGATTCCCAAAAAGACATGATTGAAATCCCTTTGCCTCCGTGGCAGGAGCGAACGGATGAGTCCATAGAAACCAAAAGAGCCCGGCTGCTCTATGAGAGCAGAAAAAGGGGAATGTTGGAAAACTGTATTCTGCTTAG CCTCTTTGCTAAAGAATATCTGCACCACATGACTGAGAAGCAGCTGAACCTCTATGATCGTCTGATTAATGAGCCCAGTAATGACTGGGATATTTACTACTGGGCCACAG AAGCAAAACCAGCCCCAGAAATATTTGAAAACGAAGTCATGGCACTGCTGAGAgactttgctaaaaataaaaacaaagagcagaGACTGCGCGCCCCAGATCTGGAATACCTCTTTGAAAAGCCACATTGA